The DNA region GGGGAAAGTTGTCTTTTGGGTAGGGTTTTTTTAGGTCTATGAAGTCCatgcacattctccatttttcgTTTGCTTTCTTCATTAGGACGACGTTATCCAGCCAATCCGGGTAGTAGACTTCTCTGATGAGACCTACAGACAATAACTTGCTCACCTCATCCATGACGGCCTTGTTTCGATTGAGGGCGAATACTCGTCGTTTCTGCTGGACAAGTTTTCTCTCAAGATCCACATTCAAGTGGTGTTGGATCACTTCGGTTGCTATGCCTAGcatatcttcgtgactccaCCCGAAGACGTCCAAGTTGCTTTTGAGAAACTGGACCAGCTTCTTCTTTATTAGAACGCTCAAGCTCCTCCCTATCTTGGTATTCTTTGATGGTTCTCCATCCACAAGCTCTATGGTTTCCAAGGCTTCCactttctcctcctccttttccTCGATCACCCATGTATGGTTTTCTTTAGCTGCCAGTATTGCttggtagcattctctggccaGTATCTGGTCTCCTTTTACCTTGAGCACACTATATTATGTTGGGAACTTTACCTTCAAACAATATGTGGAGGTTGCTGCCTTCCAATGGTTGAGCATGGGCCTCCCGATAATTACATTATACGAGGACGAGCAATCTACTACTAGGAAGCCCAACTAACGAGTTACCTGTTGGGGGTGAATCCCTACTGTGACTGTTGGTGCCACTATGCCCTTGGGGTACACCCAGTCTCCGCTAAAACTGACAAGGGAGGATTCAAAAGGCCGTAGTCTATTGGAATCTACTTTCAGCTGCTGGAAAGCTGAGAGATATATGACGTCTATAGAACTGTCATTGTCTATGAGGATCTGTTTGGTGTTGAACCCTTCTATCATAAGTGTGATGACCTAAGGGTCGTCATTCGGCTGCTTTACGCCCCTAGCATCTTCTTCTGAAAACTAGATGTCCATTTCTGTCATTCTGCTTTTGGGGCGGCAACCTGTGGACACTGTTCACCTACCTCTGTTATGACTTCTTGAGGGATTTGAAAGATCCACCTGTGGACGGTCCTCCAGTGATCACTTTTATCTCTCCTATCATACTTTTTGGATTATTAAATGTATTAGCCTCGTCTCTGGGAGTAGTCTTATGTCTCTCGTTATCGTCATCTCTAGGTCGGTTAGATTCCCCTTTCTTCACAAATTTTTGAAGCTTCCCTTTCTGGATAAGTGCTTCCATCTGCTCCTTCAGGTCTCTACAGTCTTCAATGTAATGGCCATGGTCTTTATGGAAGCGGAAATACTTCCTCTTGTCTCGCATGTTCGGTGATGAGTGCAATGGCTTCAGCCATTTGAGGTGATGgtcatctttaatctgcattaAAATCTTGTCAACGGGCATAACCAAAAGGGTAAATTTTACCGTCCTGGGCGTTTTATCATCCCTCTGTTTGCTCCCATTAGTCTCCTGATGTTCCCCTCTGTCTCTCTTTCATCCCtttaggtcttctctttttccCTCCCTCTCAGTGGGCTTATCCTCGTCACCTATTGCTGTTAGTACATCTTCAGCGTTCATGTATTTCTGAGCTTTTAACAGTATTTCTGTCATCATCTTCGGGGGACTTTTCGCAAGTGCAACCATGAACTCTCTGGATTTCAATCCTGCTTTGAATGTGGTTAATTGCACCTTATCATCTGCTTCGTCAATTTCCAAGAATTCTCTGGTAAAATGTTTCACATACGACCACAGGGTCTCCTTTTCTCTTTGCCTAATGGTGAGCAGATGGTCTACAGGCTTTTTTTGGGCGATGTCTGCCGACAAAATGACGTACAAAAGAGTTGCCCAGTTGTTCGAAGTTGTCAATGGACGATGTTGCTAGCTTACTAAACCACACTCATGCTGCTCCCTTGAGAGTGGTAAGGAATGAACGACACAGTATCTCGTCTGGGGGTTGTTGCAGACTCAAAGTCGTTTTGAAGGTGGTGATGTGATCCAGCGGATCTTTCAGACCATCAAATAACTCGAGCTGTGGAAGAAAAAACTTTGGAGGCATAAGGCATTCCAAGACCTTTGCTGTGAACGGCGAGTCTGTCCTTCTAACCATTCCATCCAAGTTTCGATCCGTCTTCTCCCGTATCACACTTCTCAACTCGtccatctctttcctcatttCCCTAAGCAGGTCTAAATTCACTTCTTCAAGGGTATTCAGTCATCGGTGATCATTCCTCCTATGGCTATCTTCATCGTCATTCCGGTTAGTCCCAAAACAATTCTCTTCCTGCTGAAGTTGCAACCTCATCTCTTGGTTCTGTCTTATAAGCTCCTCTACGCTGGTTATGAGTGTTTGGATTTGCAGGGCTATGTTGCAGAATCTTGTGGCGTACCGGACTCCATTTGGACTTTAGGATTGAATGGAACTGCACTTTCAGACCAAAGTACAAAATTTTTGTCCCCACAGATGGTGCTAAATTGATGATGCTAAAATTGTCAGTCGATTAGGTTCGTCCAGATGGGTCAACATGGGCTCGTCGTCATACCTGCAGGGTTAAAATAGAGTCCTCTctaagtggtcaccggtgtggtgccagcCACAGAGTCTCCAATGACAAAGTCAATGAATGGAACTCGAAGAGAGAATTTTGTTATGAGAGCAAGAATGAGTAGTAAAAAATCAGTATGTGTACCTCCTCACGGATTTTGTAGGTTTGTATATGTAGGTTTTCTCCAACATCCATTGCTCTTCTTAAATGGTGGATTAAAGCCTGCTTAGTTAATGTCTCGAGTCTTTAACTTGGCCTTTATTAGGGTCCCAACGATCTTATTGCTGATATATAACTGTCGGGGTATTGAATGGTGGCTTTTATGGTGTCTTATCCTCGTCCAGATTGTCTCTCTTGGACGAGGGTAATTTCTTTGTCCATCAAATcaatttcttatataatttttcatgtgAAATATTGGACGAAATTAAAAGCCATGGTAGTAGCGGTAAGATGAATCTAGTGTTAAATAAAGTTTATCCATGACGGTTTTGTTTCTAACTTTCCTGATAAGTCCAAACGGTTAGAGCGAAGATATCTTTCTAGCCCAATTAGGTTGGATGGAGGCTTATCTCGTGAGTCGAGAAGAGTTCGTTTCTAACTTTCTAACTTTTCAGGTATGTCCAAAAGGTTATAGGGAAGATATCTTTCTAGCCCGAGGTTGGATGGATGTTTATCTCATGAGTCAAGAGAGGGGTTTGACAAGTAATTTTATCCAATTCTTCACACTTGACAATCAAGAATCAGTATTTGTTGTGCTCTGAATTCCCTCTAAGTTCCAATAGCTACCAAATTTGTTTTAATcactgattttttattttaattgaaatgaTTTTATAAAGTTGGCTTGTACTGCGGCCATGCATAAATAGAGGCATTCCTAGGGTGATTTCTTGCTTCTTCCTGTGGATTCCCTATCCGAAGCATAAAAGGTGAGATTttaaatgacaaaattaaaatttaagacTTTATTTGACATATAATATGTTAATGTTGTCCTTGATAATTGACCGTtgaattttcctataatttagATGTTGGGTGTGTTTAcataaactattgaaaaactgtgttttgagtttaaaatgagCATCTGTAAGAAAGTTACGAGGAGTTCTGGGTGCAAAAtagaattttgagttttaaaaacacCTTTTTAATCCAACAGAACACCTAACCAAATGGACTTGTCATGAGCTTACGCAACATAATGAGTATTAAGTTTGTTTGCGAGTGGTGGATTAATTTTATGAGctattctctttttattaatagaaaatgagaaataagAAGAGTAAGGTTTGCTTCATGGGAAATCTCTGgacttttcttcattttttttttaattttttattttgtttgatgaGGGGAAATCTAGACCTTTATGTTAGACTAGCTAACGATTTGTAATTTGGAAAATCATGATTGATCTTCCATTGTCCACATTTGCTTTTAGACAAGATTGACCTCCGACTAGATAAAGATATTTTGATTTCCTACCATCTATCATTGAATCTACTATAACAAATTCCTAATCTAATCATAAAATCATTGTCCTTTCTCCATAACCTAATCTAATCCAATTAATTTgaatcaattataataaattacaaacattactcatccaataaaaaaaaaacagtatggTAAAGCTAATATAATTTTAGCTTAAAAAGTTTATAGACAACATAGTAGTGTGATTAATGTCATTTCAATAAGacaataaattgatatttaaaacTTTGAATTACATTTTGTGATACTGATTGGTGGCATATCAGTTTTGTAAAACTTatgaaataaattttgtagCATTCATTAACATAACTAAAAGTAGAGTCAAGATagacatttgaaatttttttgagacaAAGTTTtgctccaaacatgtttagaaCTATTTTTTCCAACCTATCACTtggaaaattataaaactatctatgtatatatattatttaaacaagtcgtATGATTCATTAAAAGAGTCATGTAactaaaagtataaaactataCATAATGATCTCTTTAACTACCACATAGTCAGCTAGAGTAAGATAACTCCAAACAAATTTAGAGGCAAACTTTTCCAATTTTCTTTGGACGTTAGACATGACAATTTTATCACCACTTTTAAGGTAAAAATACTTGCCTAGCAAATGGTTGGAAGTAGgagcactctctctctctctctctcgttgaGTTGGTACACAATTCATAAACATTGGACTGAATAACGCCAGGAGACATGTAATTCCCTGCACTAACTCCTAATTCCAGACACCGTCCCACATGCCCCAAGGATTGAACAACTCGTTACTGAAAGAGCTGGTCAAAGTAAAGCCAAGCCAAACAAACCATATATTTATTGCGTATTTCAAAAGATTTGTGAATATCTATGAAATGTGAAATCTTATGAacattgctaaaattaaaagtCACAACAACAATGCCAACGGTTATGGCATGTATCCCTTCCTCCCTTCccccaaaaaatccaaaaaaaaaaaaactcaactgATAGCTTTGATGGAAATATACAAGCCGCctatacataaaatttacattcTCTTAAGTTGACTATGGCCCAGACATTCTGAATTTTATatacaatggaaaaaaaaatacctattatagggaggggaaaaaataacaagaacatctaaaattttgagaaatctaaatttaaaatcaaagaaCGGCAAAAGAATGGGCTCAAATCTGTGATACTTCAGTAAACATGTCAATCAAATCATCAAGTGTAAAATGTGGGTGCTTGTTCCACCCGATTATCTTTGAAGTTAGCTCCATTATGTTTGTCAATAGGGTTCAATACAGATGACACCCTTGCACAGAGgaactctctctctttagtgTGATTCACTTAATGTGAACGTTCCTCCTTTCTTCTCAACTGCAAAAACCAGAAGCACCAAATTCAGTTTAAGGATATGCATATAAGTTGGCAGTTGAtatatttattcattatttagAAAGTATATGTTGGTAAATgcaaattagaagaaaaaattcatatatgtatttaatgtcAATTGTAATGTAATGTTAATACATTGAAATCAGAACATATGCTCCAACACCAGCAATATAACGATATATTTGGGAACTAGGGATCTAATTAGAAATAATGTCAATAACCATTACCAAGTTGATGCAATATGCAGCAAACCAGAAATAATGAAGCAAGGGCATCATATGAATTAAATCCAAACAGAAAATAATATGCAGCAAACCATTTATCTTGTGTACTGCGATCTTGTGTTTGGATTTGACAACCATAATCTTCAAGAAAACTCATGTAGAAGACTACTTACGGAGGTCTGAGTCTCATATGTCGGTCTACTATGTCTTGAATCTACAGGCTGTGATCTCTGGGCCCGGCCAAATAATCTTTGGATAAACTTCTGTATATGATTGTATATGCTGTATCACATCACATCAAAACAATAATTAGCATGGAGTTAGCTGTACTTCACCAAACAATAATACATGATCAAAAGAGCACAAAACTTCCAAGTTTTGCAATTTCAAGGCTTGGAAGAATACTTCAGGATACTCATGATGAAATAATCCCTAGAGTTATCACTGCTCTAAATCCCAAGCAAAAATATTTAGTTCTAGACTCCCAAACAAAAATATAGATAcaaacacaattaaaaaatcaaGCTTACAAGAAGATATCTAACTGACAGTCTTAGTCAATACCATATATTTGGACATAGTGACCATCACCACATGACATGATTAACTAGAGATCCAGACAAAGAACTGTATGCATTACAGGTTTTGAAAGGCATGAAAGGAAACGAACAGCTATATGAGattcaaaatatctaaaataattaattaaggaTACCTAAGGCGATGCCTGTTGCAGGCTGTGAAGAAGGCAACAAAACCATTTAATATACTCCTGACAGCTCGGAAAACctgaaaacaaaagaaaataattatgatCAGTAATCCATTTTACTTTTAGCCACTACACATTATCATATGCAATTAAATACTCCCTTACAACCTGGGAAAAAAGATCATTCCAAAGTGAACGCCACATGGAAATCTCAGACGTGCTCACTGTTGCCTCAGTAGCTGAAGCAACTTGGAAAATGCTACTAACAATCTGCCATACTTCTTGAAGCATCTCGTATATGCTGACACAAATGAAAGCTATGAAACTGGCTAATGCAAGGACCATGCGAACTGGAGCATAAAGTAATTCCCAAAGGATCCAAAATACAGGATATAAAACTGTTGTTGCTGCATTATTGTGcaaacatgagtatatataatCAGTAGCATATCTTGTTAATTGTATGACCCCATTAAAACTAACAAGAATGAATAATCCAAAAGAGCTGAAGACCTACCAATACTCCAGACAAGTGAGAGGCTAAACCATAATGGATATAGTAAAATCTCTATTAGATTTTCCACTAAATTGATGGAAGACTCAATCACAACCCAAATGACTGAACAGAAGCTCTGTAGTACTTCAATAAGCACATTCCACATTGGAAGAAACATCTCAAAAAAATCCAGAAATGGTTCTGCCAGTGGTTGTGTGCAAACTGAAAGGAAAGATCGAATCATACGTGTAATTCTAAGAAACCATGTAACAGCCTTCTCAAAATTATGTAGAAATAGCATTGTTCCCAAGTACTTGATCCTTGATACCATCTCCCAGGTCTCTATCCAATCAAGAAGAGGCCCACACAAACGAGAAGCAGTTGCCTTGAGAACTGGGACATTTTTGTATAAATCATAGAATCCTATGAGAACAGTGACAATTGAGATAAGAACATATAATGCTCTCGCCAAAGGACACATCCACGGGCGATAGAGGTGGCAAAACCCAGGATATGACTGAAGGAAGATAACCCAAGATGGAAGACCAGCCTCCAACAAGGTAAGCAACCGCAAATCAGACATTATTGTTTGCCTTAGTTTAAATGGGAGATTACGGTCATTGAACCTAGACAAAATCAAGACATCCCTGTACTCTGTAGCTTCCACTGCATCTTCAAAGTTCTCTAACGAGACATCATTTCCTCTCTGTATTTGCTCAGGAAAAATATCAACTTCTCCGACACTAATCGACTTCattacttttcttcttttgtaagCCCCAGTGGGAGGAGGAGGCGTGTGTAATGCACTTGTTCTATCTTGATCAGTATCagaatatacattaaagttACCACCAATGCTGTGGAGAGAATTATCCTCAACACACGGATTATCATTGCAGacaatatcatcatcatcatcatcatcatcatcaatagGGATAGACTCCAATAAAGTTTCTTCAGCATCATAGAACACTTCTCCTGAAAGGATTGCAATATAAAATGGAATATGTTATTGAATGCTCACTTAAGTCAGTAACGTAAAAATACTGTAGTTCCAGCTGCAATCAAGTGTATGACACTCTTATATCAGATAAGGGAAGTTATCAAACTAAATATTTAAGTAAAGTTTGTTATAAATGACAAGTTACCTATCTACTTAAATTATTCAAAAGAAAGTACACCAGcaatcaaaagataaaaaaaaattaaattaaattaaattaaatgaccAATAAGAAAAGCCTTTCATATCATCAATGGGCATATATAAGTAGAAGCCTTTCCTTCAGATATATGAAACACAATGCAAAAGAAGGGAGGCACCTGCTGTTTATCCCCCTCCCCCCCTGGGGCTTTTTCTTTAATAAGtaactgaaaatttttattattaataggGGGGAAACATAGCAACCCATGGGCAGTGAACTAAAGGCAGTTAAAAATCATACTATAAGGGTACATAAGTCAAAAAAATTCCAGCATATTAGAGAAGGAATGACTACTCAAAGCAGCCATCCAATCATACTAAACTCAAATATGTACCTTATCACTCTTGCCCAATATGGACTCAAATGCATACCATATTTACCATAATGCATGAAATTTTAGAATAAGGCATCGAAATCTTAAGCCCAATGACACTCAAGAAGCAAAAGTAGTAATGGACTAAGATTAAATCTATATCAATTCAAATTAAGCTAGTCCTGATTGTATGATAATTGCTTTTGTTTCAGAATACATACTTAAAAAAGGCTTAGGCATTCCTAGAGGCTCACCTGATGCCTGAAAtttatgcctttacaaaataaaaaggatttcacatttattattttaaaaaaatgataataaaaccTAATACATGACCATCAGCAATATCCCTATGGTtcttccacacacacacacacacacacacaatatacaGCAAGACCCAACCCCATACCTGAAATCTACAATTGAAAAGTTTGTCTTAACACCATGTCAATGATGAGGCATAGCACTTCTGCATGTGTCTAAAAATCACAGAAGATTTTTTTCCTCTAACACAAATGAAGGGCATAAGAATACCTATAGCAGAATCCAGATACTCTTTCAAGAGTAGCTGCTCAGAGGTCGTTCCAGAGAACCATGAGGATATACAGCTTGCCGCTTGTGCTATACTATCAAATTCCCATCTTAGCATTAGTTTCGCCTCTATAGCCAGAGATGTATCAGTCTGCAAGCGGCATAAAAACTTTGGAACACAAGAACATTTATGATAAACTGGTGAAAAAATGGAGCAAGTAAAGAGACAGTACCTGAAGCTCATTCAAGTAGTTAATACCTCTAACATTGCTCCATGAAACTTCAAAGACAATAAAGCCAGGCAAGGTTTTGTGCAACTCACTGCTAACACGCAAAGAATGGCGAAGCTTTTTTACAGGTAGTAGAACCCTCTTACGAGACAGTCTTGCTGCATCAATCACTGCAAACCATTTCTTAATTGTCTCTGCTTTACTAGAGTTGGATCTAGAACAAGACTCTTttccttcctttctctctctccgaGATTTCGATTTTGCAAAAGGAGATAACCTTGACTGAATTTAAAACATAATGAGTTTCATTTTCTAGATATTAAGCAAAAGCAAGATAAATCAAATACGTTTAACAACCTTGGTAACCACTAATTGCCATATTTGAGCTCGTCGTGAACCTAGGTCTCCCAAATATGGTCGATTGTCCACCAAGATATAGAATTTCTTGCTTTCATTGGCCAGGAAAAGGCTAAGATCTGAAAGATAAGACTGCAAATCTCTGATATCACACATAGCACAAATACAGCACATTAGTAGACGCAAAACCCAAATGAAAAATCGCAAGTGACAACCCTCCAAATTAACTGAACGACCAAATCACATAGTTAAGTT from Castanea sativa cultivar Marrone di Chiusa Pesio chromosome 6, ASM4071231v1 includes:
- the LOC142637884 gene encoding uncharacterized protein LOC142637884, producing the protein MGNGDDSGCFFPLTSLQIGDLQSYLSDLSLFLANESKKFYILVDNRPYLGDLGSRRAQIWQLVVTKSRLSPFAKSKSRRERKEGKESCSRSNSSKAETIKKWFAVIDAARLSRKRVLLPVKKLRHSLRVSSELHKTLPGFIVFEVSWSNVRGINYLNELQTDTSLAIEAKLMLRWEFDSIAQAASCISSWFSGTTSEQLLLKEYLDSAIGEVFYDAEETLLESIPIDDDDDDDDDIVCNDNPCVEDNSLHSIGGNFNVYSDTDQDRTSALHTPPPPTGAYKRRKVMKSISVGEVDIFPEQIQRGNDVSLENFEDAVEATEYRDVLILSRFNDRNLPFKLRQTIMSDLRLLTLLEAGLPSWVIFLQSYPGFCHLYRPWMCPLARALYVLISIVTVLIGFYDLYKNVPVLKATASRLCGPLLDWIETWEMVSRIKYLGTMLFLHNFEKAVTWFLRITRMIRSFLSVCTQPLAEPFLDFFEMFLPMWNVLIEVLQSFCSVIWVVIESSINLVENLIEILLYPLWFSLSLVWSIATTVLYPVFWILWELLYAPVRMVLALASFIAFICVSIYEMLQEVWQIVSSIFQVASATEATVSTSEISMWRSLWNDLFSQVFRAVRSILNGFVAFFTACNRHRLSIYNHIQKFIQRLFGRAQRSQPVDSRHSRPTYETQTSLRRKEERSH